AAGATGGGCTTATTTAAAAGGCTCTAAAAAAGAAATAAGAAAAAATGCTCAAGGTTTTGAATATCACTACAGCGAAGGCGGTATGACTTTCCCAGATTCACTAAACAAACCATCTCGAACAATAATCACAGGAGAAGGCGGGAAATCACCTTCAAGATTTAAACACGTTGTTGTTTCGGATAGAGGATTACGTAGACTAACGCCAATTGAATTGGAAAGACTGAATATGTTTCCCGATAATCACACAAAAATTGATGGGATTACCGACACGAAACGAGCATTTTTTATGGGGAATGCTTTGGTAGTCGGAGTAATCGAAAAAATCGGAGAAGAACTTTATAAACAAATAAATCAGTTTGAATATGCTTGATATTACTTCGGCAGATTCAATTATTGATTTTGCCAAACTGCTAAAAAACCAAACTTTACGAGAAGTTTGTGGTAAAGAAATTGAAAAACACGGCTACAAAGGAAAAGGCAATTTTGGTCAAATTTTAGAAAAATTCTATTTCGGTTATGAACCTAATTCTGATGCCGAACCTGATTTTAAAGAAGCAGGAATTGAACTAAAATCTAGTCCTTTAAAAACATTGAGAAATGGAGAATTACGCTCAAAAGAAAGATTGGTTTTAAATATCATAAATTATTTAGAAGTTCATAAAGAGGATTTTGAAACCAGTTCATTTTGGAAGAAAAATGCTCATTTACTTTTGGTGTTTTATCTGCACGATAAAGATTTAGACCTTCTTGATTACCTTATTAAATTGGTTGACGGTTGGCAATACCCTAACGAAGATTTGAAAATTATCAAACACGATTGGGAAACAATAAACCAAAAAATAAAAGACGGTAAAGCACACGAATTATCGGAAGGAGATACATTTTATCTTGGAGCTTGTACAAAAGGTTCAACAGCCTTAAAGTCATATCGTGACCAACCTTTCAATGTTGAAAAAGCAAAACAAAGAGCATATTCGCTTAAACAAGGTTATGTAAATCACATAATAGCAAATATCGCTCAAGAAGAAACTGCGGTTTACGGAAAGATAATTGATCAACCCGAAATTCTTGATTTAGTCCAATCAATTGAAGATGTTGTAATTTCAAAATTTCAACCGTTTTATGGAAAATCAGCAGAGCACATTGAACAAGAATTAGGCTTGGAATTAAATCAAAAAGCTAAAAGTTATTTTGCCAACCTTACAAATACAATTCTTGGAATTGAGTTAAATCAAAAAATAGCGGAGTTTGAAAAAGCAGATATTCGAGTAAAAACAATTAGACTTAAAGAAAATAATTTACCGAAAGAAGATGTTTCATTTCCAACATTTAAATATAAAGAATTTGTTCGAACAGATTGGGAAGATTCCGATTTTAAGAACATATTGGAAAGTAAATTTTTCTTTGTGTTTTACCAATTTGAAGGCGAAGATTTGATTTTACGAAAAGTAAAGTTTTGGAATATGCCACATTCTGATATTCTTGAAGCAAAAGACGTTTGGGAAAAAACGATAAAGACAGTTTCAAATGGAGGAATCGTAAAAGAAATAACCGACAAAGGAATAAGAAAGACAAATTTCCCAAAGAAAACCGAAAACAGAGTGAGCCACGTTAGACCACACGCTAAAAATGCAGCAGACACATATGAATTACCTGTTGCGGATAAACTAACGGGATTGACTGAATTTACAAAACATTGTTTTTGGCTTAACGCAAGTTACGTGAAAGATGAAATATACTTGAAAAATTCGTCACCTAATTTAACTTAAATTTGCATCATGAAACTCGTCATCCTAGACCGTGATGGTGTCATTAACCAAGACCTCGGGCATTACGTGACTTGTCCTTCGGCGTTTGTCTTTAACGAAGGCGTAGTTGAGGCGATTGCGCTGCTAAAACGCCACGGCTATCTCGTTGCCATTGCGACCAACCAAGCGGGTATCGAACGCGGGTTTTACACACACCAAACGCTGGCTGCCATTCATCACCGAATGCTACAAACCATTCGCCAAGGCGGCGGTGATATTGACCGAATTGTCTATTGTCCTAGCTATGACGACAATCATCCGTGGCGCAAGCCAAACGCGGGGATGCTGCGTGAGATTTTAGACGGCTATGGCATCCAAGCAACGCATGCCGTTTTTATCGGTGATACCGTGCGTGATATGCAAGCAGGCGATTGTGTTGACTGCCAGCTCATCATGGTCAAAACGGGCAAAGGTCTTACCGAATACCCCTTGTTACCAACACCATTGCGTGATAA
Above is a genomic segment from Ostreibacterium oceani containing:
- a CDS encoding Sau3AI family type II restriction endonuclease, with amino-acid sequence MLDITSADSIIDFAKLLKNQTLREVCGKEIEKHGYKGKGNFGQILEKFYFGYEPNSDAEPDFKEAGIELKSSPLKTLRNGELRSKERLVLNIINYLEVHKEDFETSSFWKKNAHLLLVFYLHDKDLDLLDYLIKLVDGWQYPNEDLKIIKHDWETINQKIKDGKAHELSEGDTFYLGACTKGSTALKSYRDQPFNVEKAKQRAYSLKQGYVNHIIANIAQEETAVYGKIIDQPEILDLVQSIEDVVISKFQPFYGKSAEHIEQELGLELNQKAKSYFANLTNTILGIELNQKIAEFEKADIRVKTIRLKENNLPKEDVSFPTFKYKEFVRTDWEDSDFKNILESKFFFVFYQFEGEDLILRKVKFWNMPHSDILEAKDVWEKTIKTVSNGGIVKEITDKGIRKTNFPKKTENRVSHVRPHAKNAADTYELPVADKLTGLTEFTKHCFWLNASYVKDEIYLKNSSPNLT
- a CDS encoding D-glycero-alpha-D-manno-heptose-1,7-bisphosphate 7-phosphatase; translated protein: MKLVILDRDGVINQDLGHYVTCPSAFVFNEGVVEAIALLKRHGYLVAIATNQAGIERGFYTHQTLAAIHHRMLQTIRQGGGDIDRIVYCPSYDDNHPWRKPNAGMLREILDGYGIQATHAVFIGDTVRDMQAGDCVDCQLIMVKTGKGLTEYPLLPTPLRDKVRLATHLLQACEWLVDRNAVD